Proteins encoded in a region of the Diabrotica virgifera virgifera chromosome 4, PGI_DIABVI_V3a genome:
- the LOC126883663 gene encoding uncharacterized protein LOC126883663, protein MSEKRAADKPPDQKNSETDNTENRLLTMEYINGLLKSLEAEVPAYLKSLLIYNGFDNLYSLSQFNIDEDIERMECYPRDVLSKVLKGEEKKAMSEGCPAEKTFPKKRRTVTNKSTSRSESGNEGDGFCTPNDGCVSQDEEQVNYAMQHVLNISRSYIDKFSRNEFDKGKISEERLQDVLNNSKNLKVKMDGEFTAKISCPLCTFISSAYSVKNSKTGRKWVISNFLRHYKIHFKDDRTNLTKKLPIKPQKPEIQTTILNFIKKDANKKCDLNQDFEDPRGNLFDLTDPNTDLNYGASTSSGLHLELTTELSQNDSFIDQNYEIHDEAQQNNPNGVFLHYNTDLDTDSPTDNQSSSQLRTIVVNDFSTEEHQGASQVVNDIPVSELEYNPDNSSPLEDFFFLDNVAEINQSNNGSEKVKSPKAKSLFDDSNSRRERSLRILNELPYHQTQITTFLNTINHAIDTNPEVTNTLSILTENQGINKFNYGTKGLLKYLLDSAIRNSKNKSGHTNKFDDGMKRFWLYIFISAGRMSYEILHSNLKNILPSVTTIHRQLEEMNNILEGEVRIEDLKLYLQKRNYPPIIFISEDQTALIKKVQYDSASNQMVGFVAPLQEQTRFPRINKFPVDSVSDIENAFKNKTLAINAYIFMAQPLVDGSPAFCISIFGSDNRFTSEDVYKRWQYLIKEAGKHGITILGFSSDGDTRCLKSMKIISKLSFTSLNPYSPYFQANYNLENPAVFQDTIHISTKLKTRLLNENISMNMGGKRVSIDNIRYIIENYPRDKHLLCKSFLESSDKMNFNAIDKLSSEHVTNMLKEVPNAEATRQYLILTRNILDAFLLKEISVERRVYLIWYSTFFMRIWKAWLKKNGENIQKNFITTNAYTCIEINAHGIILVIEKLRQNGISEAFLPWLYSSQPCEKVFRETRSMSSTFSTMINYTLLDVLRRLKRIQAMHEISTDLGPNFRFPRQENKRLGNNSSVFKVTEFPSTDEMINIIKKAQEDALSDAKKIGMEMNRDCCIEINLPTCDNPEEQEEVQGSIIITDTISKEHEPDLEPDFSNEDREFLEYTSTFNNYDSLHLRDYTGQKKAQKSCLSVTLKDKKTRIIKKSTLIWFFQEKQGRLSTDRLLRVKGMTVKNTHKGLSKKKQFRKKPGQGLQPAGNIKKRKMFRQPHERAHKDSTSESRSESDEISLESETLSEDFSDLEDCHNECTKMPVIQLESYYAVFYDTQWYLGRVINSYSSEKFKVKFLQQDLDTFKWPKKDDIQDVHKEFIFYGPVSLSGTEPFSLKRNDLIAIKQKYKTIKSIKSLKN, encoded by the exons GTTACTTACGATGGAATATATTAATGGTTTGTTAAAAAGTTTGGAAGCTGAAGTTCCCGCTTATCTCAAATCACTTCTTATATACAACGGATTTGATAATTTATATTCCCTTTCACAGTTTAATATTGATGAAGACATTGAGAGAATGGAGTGTTATCCAAGGGACGTCCTTTCAAAGGTATTGAAAGGAGAAGAAAAAAAAGCAAT GTCTGAAGGCTGTCCAGCTGAAAAAACTTTCCCCAAAAAGAGAAGAACAGTGACAAATAAAAGTACATCTCGATCTGAGAGTGGTAATGAAGGCGATGGTTTTTGTACTCCAAATGATGGTTGTGTTTCTCAAGATGAAGAGCAAGTTAATTATGCGATGCAGCATGTTTTAAATATTAGTCGAAGCTATATCGATAAATTTTCACGAAATGAATTCGACAAAGGCAAAATTAGTGAAGAACGATTACAAGATGTTTTAAATAATTCCAAAAACCTTAAAGTCAAAATGGATGgtgaatttactgcaaaaatatCTTGCCCTTTATGTACATTTATTTCTTCAGCCTATTCAGTGAAGAACTCCAAAACCGGAAGAAAATGGGTGATTTCAAACTTCCTGAGACattataaaatacattttaaagatGATCGAACCAACTTAACTAAAAAATTACCGATTAAACCGCAGAAACCCGAAATTCAGACCACTATACTTAACTTTATAAAAAAAGATGCTAATAAAAAATGTGACTTAAACCAAGATTTTGAAGATCCAAGAGGAAATCTCTTTGACCTAACCGATCCCAATACAGATTTAAATTATGGAGCTTCGACATCATCTGGATTGCACTTGGAATTGACTACTGAATTGAGTCAAAATGATTCGTTCATTGACCAAAATTACGAAATTCATGATGAGGCACAGCAAAATAATCCTAATGGGGTTTTTTTACACTATAACACAGACCTCGACACAGACTCTCCAACAGATAATCAATCGTCGAGTCAACTAAGAACAATTGTTGTTAATGATTTTTCTACTGAGGAACATCAAGGAGCCAGCCAAGTTGTAAATGATATCCCAGTATCTGAATTAGAGTATAATCCAGACAATTCATCTCCATTggaagattttttctttcttgaCAATGTAGCGGAAATCAATCAAAGCAATAATGGTTCTGAAAAAGTAAAGTCTCCCAAAGCTAAATCTTTATTTGATGATAGCAATTCCAGAAGAGAAAGAAGCTTGCGCATATTAAATGAGTTACCATATCATCAAACACAAATAACAACTTTTCTAAATACCATAAATCATGCCATAGACACTAACCCAGAAGTTACAAACACCCTAAGTATCCTTACCGAAAATCAAGgcattaataaatttaattatggCACCAAAGGCCTACTAAAATATCTATTAGACTCAGCAATAAGAAACTCTAAAAATAAATCAGGACACACAAATAAATTTGATGATGGAATGAAACGATTCTGGCTTTATATATTCATTAGCGCAGGAAGGATGAGTTATGAAATATTGCactcaaatttaaaaaatatactgcCTTCTGTCACAACTATTCACAGACAACTAGaagaaatgaataatatattagaGGGTGAAGTGAGAATTGAAGACTTAAAACTTTATTTACAAAAGAGAAATTATCCACCCATAATTTTTATATCCGAAGATCAAACTGCACTCATCAAAAAAGTCCAATATGATTCAGCTTCAAATCAAATGGTTGGCTTTGTAGCACCTTTACAGGAACAGACGAGATTTCCTCGCATTAACAAATTCCCAGTTGATTCAGTTAGCGACATTGAAAATGCTTTTAAGAATAAAACATTAGCAATAAATGCATATATTTTTATGGCTCAGCCATTAGTAGATGGATCACCCGCATTTTGTATATCAATATTTGGCAGTGATAATAGATTTACCTCAGAAGATGTTTATAAACGATGGCAATATCTCATAAAGGAAGCAGGAAAACATGGAATTACAATTTTGGGCTTTTCAAGCGATGGTGACACTCGGTgcttaaaaagtatgaaaattatATCGAAATTGTCATTTACTTCATTGAACCCTTACTCTCCCTATTTTCAG gCGAATTACAATTTAGAAAATCCAGCAGTTTTTCAAGACACTATACATATATCAACGAAGCTTAAGACTCgtttattaaatgaaaatatttctatGAATATGGGAGGAAAACGAGTATCTATTGACAATATCCGGTACATAATTGAAAACTATCCTAGAGATAAACACTTATTATGCAAGAGCTTCCTTGAAT CTTCCGACAAAATGAACTTCAATGCAATAGACAAGTTAAGTTCTGAACATGTCACAAATATGCTTAAGGAAGTTCCCAACGCCGAAGCTACAAGGCAATATTTAATACTGACTCGCAACATATTGGATGCATTCTTGTTAAAAGAAATTAGTGTTGAAAGACGAGTATACCTAATTTGGTATTCAACTTTTTTCATGCGTATTTGGAAAGCCTGgctaaaaaaaaatggtgaaaatatCCAAAAGAATTTTATCACCACAAATGCCTATACATGCATAGAAATAAACGCTCATGGAATTATTTTAGTCATTGAAAAACTTCGGCAAAATGGAATTTCAGAAGCTTTTCTTCCATGGCTGTATAGCAGTCAGCCATGTGAAAAAGTATTTAGAGAAACTCGGTCCATGAGTAGCACATTTTCAACTATGATAAATTATACACTGCTGGATGTTTTAAGAAGATTAAAACGTATACAAGCTATGCATGAGATAAGCACAGACTTAG GTCCCAATTTTAGATTCCCCAGGCAAGAAAACAAACGACTTGGAAATAATTCAAGTGTCTTTAAAGTAACTGAGTTTCCATCAACTGATGAAAtgattaacataattaaaaaggcCCAAGAAGACGCACTATCTGACGCTAAAAAAATTGGGATGGAAATGAACAGGGATTGTTGTATAGAAATTAATTTACCGACTTGTGACAATCCGGAAGAGCAAGAAGAGGTGCAGGGAAGTATAATTATCACTGATACCATTTCAAAGGAACATGAGCCAGACCTCGAGCCAGACTTTTCTAATGAAGACCGGGAGTTTCTTGAATATACCTCTACATTTAATAATTATGACTCTTTACATTTGAGAGACTATACGGGTCAAAAGAAAGCACAAAAATCGTGTCTGTCAGTGAcacttaaagacaaaaaaacacgaattataaaaaaatctactCTAATTTGGTTTTTTCAGGAAAAACAGGGTCGTTTATCAACCGACAGACTGCTCCGGGTAAAGGGAATGACAGTTAAAAATACGCATAAGgggttatcaaaaaaaaaacagttcaGGAAAAAGCCAGGCCAAGGACTTCAACCAGCAGGCAatatcaaaaaaagaaaaatgtttcgTCAACCTCATGAACGAGCTCATAAAGATAGTACATCTGAATCTCGATCTGAATCAGATGAGATTAGCTTAGAAAGTGAAACTTTGAGTGAAGATTTCTCTGACTTAGAAGATTGCCATAACGAATGTACAAAAATGCCAGTAATTCAGCTAGAATCTTATTATGCTGTGTTTTATGATACACAATGGTATCTAGGGCGTGTCATCAACAGCTACAGCTCAGAAAAgtttaaagtgaaatttttacAACAAGACCTGGATACTTTTAAGTGGCCCAAAAAAGATGATATCCAAGATGTTCACAAAGAGTTTATATTTTATGGACCAGTTAGTCTAAGCGGAACTGAACcattttctttaaaaagaaatgATTTGATTGCTATTAAACAGAAATACAAAACAATCAAATCCAtcaaatcattaaaaaattaa